The Chitinophagales bacterium genomic sequence GTAAGTACTCCAATCTGCAGGTGGGTTATCTATGTTGGCATTGTTCAGCCTGAAGCCATTGTAGGCACGGAATGCTGCCTGAATGTAGGGGCTGGGTTGTCCTTCGTTCAGCGCCAGTACACTCAGGTTGGGCGCACTTCGTGCCGTGATACGAAAGGTATCGTCAAATTTTACCGACTCATCATCAATCACCAGTTCTGCTCTTTGCCAACCTGCATCATTTGCCCTGAAGGATAGTGTATCAATACTTTGGTTGTCCTCATCAAAGCTGATGGTGGCAGCACTTTTTATCTGTCCGTTTACCAGCAGGTTCAGAACGGGCGCCTGCCCCGGCGCCTTGCCCGATACCCTGCTTCTGACTATCAACTGGTTGCTTTCCCCTGTTTGTAAGACGGGGTCAACCAGGTAGGCTGTGTCAATGAATATGTTCAATGGTTCAGTACCGTTTACAGGCAAGGCATATACTGTAATGTTATCATCAGCTTCAGGCGGATCACTTACGGCTACCTGTTGCATGTCCGAATAGTAATATAGGTCGGCACCAGGTATAGCTTCCGATTCAGTGATACTTTTGAGCAGGGACAGCACCTGCCGGGCCGTTTTAGTAGTGGACGATAATTCAATCCCGTTCACCTCGTTTAAGACTTTGTCAGCAGGCATAGGGCGATAACTTACAGGACGGTCGTTGGTCAGTAGCACGAACTTTGTGCCCGGTGCTGCATTCTTCACCTGTCTGCGCGCAGCAGATTTTGCTATGTCCAGCAGGCGCTGTGCGTCCTTTCTCAGGCCCATGCTGCCTGAGTTGTCTATATATATCGCCTGCAGCCGGTTTTCGGTTGCTTTCTTATCGCCGTTGGTAAAAAAGGGCTGCGCAAAGGCCAGTACCAGCAGTGCCAGGAACAACATCCTGAGTGCCAGCAGCAGCTTATACCGTACCTGTGATTGCTTTTGTGAGCGCAGCTGTATATTCTTCAGGAAACGGGTATGCGGGAAATACACCGTTTTATACCTGCGCAGGTTGAACAGGTGTATCAGCACCGGGATAGCCAATGCCAGTGCCGCGGTAAGGAATAAGGGGTATATAAAACTCACAACTCAAATATAAGGTTATTGATACGCCAAAGGATAAAAATGAAAAACAAAAACTGTTAATGTTTCGTGTATGGTACAATGCAAGTATGCGGTAATATGATTATTCGTAGCTTTATCACTACATAACTCACTATGGCACCTTTTCATCTTTTGGGCAACATCATCTGGCTGGTCTTCGGCGGGCTTATCAGTGCGCTGATCTATTTTGTTTGTGGTGTACTGTTTACACTAACCATCATAGGTATCCCGTTTGGTATACAATGTTTCAAAATAGCCGGGCTGGTGCTGGCGCCTTTTGGCAGGGAGGTGGTGAGCAGCAGCAGCAATAGCGGTTGCCTGGCCACACTGTTCAATATCATATGGATACTCTGTGGAGGCTTATGGACAGCCATTACCCATATCGTATTTGGTATACTGCTTTATATCACCATTATCGGCATACCTTTCGGCAGGCAGCATTTTAAGTTGGTAGAGATCAGCCTGATGCCCTTTGGCAAACGGGTATTATAGATGTTACGCCTCTCGTTTTGTTTCCCCGGCATATAAATTGTTCCCGTTTTGTTTCCATCAATGCACTGAAACAGCTTGTTTGGTTCCTTGTATTTTGCTGATAGTCAAATTTTTACGCTGTTTTGTTTCCAAATGTTTCCCAAAACAGAAGAAAAATATAAAGGCCTTCGGAACATTGTGTTGTTCATTAAATAAAGAGCGTAAGTATCATTTACAAAAAATATACTTACGCAAAAATACGTAAAAAATAACAATTAATGCTATTTATTTTTTAGTTGATGTCATTTAGTAGGCGTGTGTTATATGCCACCTATCAGTTGTTTTGCATGCCTGCCTCAACCCATTTTTCCACCTGCCTTATCTCGCAATTGGTCAGTTTTAATCCTCCCTGTGGCATAGCCTGGTAGCCTGGCTCATAGTTGATACATTTTACCAGGTTCTTGTTTTGTACGGCACTTTTCACCGCAGTATAATCCGTTAGTACTAAATTGCCCTGGGGTGTAGTGCCACTGTGGCAGCCCGTACAGTATTTTTGCATCAGTGGCTCAATGGCTGCAGCATATGTGAAATTGTTCGAGTCGCACGGAGATGTGCAACTGCTATCTTTTAATGCACCTGCGTTTATCCATTTTTTTATTAGGTCGGTTTTTTCTGTGCTAAGTGCCGGTGCGTCCTGTGGCATACGTTCTTCAGTAAGGCCAACAATAGATTTATATATCTTGCTACCTATTGCATTGCCCGGAGCAATACCTTTCTCAACAATGTTCTCATAGCTATCCAGGACATACCCTTTGGCATGGCCGGCTGCGTCATGACAACCACTTTTAGCACATTCTGATATGAAAATTGGCAGT encodes the following:
- a CDS encoding BatA domain-containing protein; this translates as MSFIYPLFLTAALALAIPVLIHLFNLRRYKTVYFPHTRFLKNIQLRSQKQSQVRYKLLLALRMLFLALLVLAFAQPFFTNGDKKATENRLQAIYIDNSGSMGLRKDAQRLLDIAKSAARRQVKNAAPGTKFVLLTNDRPVSYRPMPADKVLNEVNGIELSSTTKTARQVLSLLKSITESEAIPGADLYYYSDMQQVAVSDPPEADDNITVYALPVNGTEPLNIFIDTAYLVDPVLQTGESNQLIVRSRVSGKAPGQAPVLNLLVNGQIKSAATISFDEDNQSIDTLSFRANDAGWQRAELVIDDESVKFDDTFRITARSAPNLSVLALNEGQPSPYIQAAFRAYNGFRLNNANIDNPPADWSTYSLVIVNGCTRISPALGKQIALALQQGQTVCLFPGKTNNIAEMNEGLAEIADLSITNIDTVTQAATSLQQGSDLVRDLFEQVPENVQLPVANWHYVINSGITANRQSVLSFRNGDPLFAQYSPQNGKLYVLTTGIDLQSGNFTSGYFFAPFLYRMGISTNGGNMYALTLGNNEPAYLPLNKANERNMVHLYTQGSDAIPTQHGYGAGLNVFIDDVVHQPGFYSLWAQGSDTTVIAVNSSRTESQLATIDPGQLNKLWPGIDVEIVSADTIGTTGGYNRWGSFPLWKLCVILAVIMLAAETWVLAGSLRKPTAATQ
- a CDS encoding YccF domain-containing protein; the protein is MAPFHLLGNIIWLVFGGLISALIYFVCGVLFTLTIIGIPFGIQCFKIAGLVLAPFGREVVSSSSNSGCLATLFNIIWILCGGLWTAITHIVFGILLYITIIGIPFGRQHFKLVEISLMPFGKRVL